The following are encoded in a window of Deinococcus sp. YIM 134068 genomic DNA:
- a CDS encoding J domain-containing protein translates to MSHLLGRLGARRDRMFYAPGLRLARPLLAASAALTVALVAELIFKLDTWLALGLALAFFLPALRLLPEAERLLALGWAVLPFVITSLVSESGWVLLLSPLVAVLALTSLISQRRALPFDAQLGRLREALGVGWQAYLPRDSQAQHDARVLVSPQGQTFFVGVTFGRATQQYGSPHIHWQGVTQEIVRDLASRDWGVASDGQKVLWVVRPRKAQGEYPPTAEHGVTTVIASATDLAAQLKDWAQMRQNLSGSASSPSPVPLSPSEFGRQVEAQAADELEALLPPGWKLQRNRLLAVGGDADLLLTSPAGTRFAVDIKARLDYMDLDTPQGERAKSWQEIHDQVVRAARQLSAVPVVWQARARDQRYQQVGEVWCVRGTPDGLHEALEIIAGREASGRGRDPYEVLGVRPSASPDEIQAAYRALVKQYHPDRVGHLGEEFRQLAEQRMKEINAAYRELMG, encoded by the coding sequence GTGTCACATCTGCTCGGTCGGCTGGGGGCCCGACGCGACCGGATGTTCTATGCCCCCGGTCTCCGGCTGGCCCGTCCTCTCCTGGCCGCCAGTGCAGCGCTCACGGTCGCCCTCGTCGCCGAACTGATCTTCAAACTGGACACCTGGCTGGCCCTCGGACTGGCGCTCGCCTTCTTCCTCCCCGCACTGCGCTTGCTCCCCGAGGCCGAGCGGCTCCTCGCCCTGGGGTGGGCGGTGCTGCCGTTCGTGATCACCAGCCTCGTCTCGGAGAGTGGCTGGGTTCTGCTGCTCTCCCCCCTCGTCGCCGTACTCGCCCTGACTTCCCTGATCAGTCAGCGCCGTGCCCTGCCCTTCGACGCTCAGCTGGGCCGCTTGCGTGAGGCGCTCGGGGTGGGCTGGCAGGCGTACCTGCCCCGTGACTCACAGGCCCAGCATGACGCCCGGGTGCTGGTCAGCCCACAGGGGCAGACCTTCTTTGTGGGCGTGACCTTCGGTCGCGCCACCCAGCAGTACGGCAGTCCCCACATCCACTGGCAGGGGGTGACCCAGGAGATCGTCCGGGACCTCGCCTCGCGGGACTGGGGGGTGGCCAGCGACGGCCAGAAGGTGCTGTGGGTGGTGCGTCCCCGCAAAGCACAGGGGGAGTACCCCCCCACCGCCGAACACGGGGTGACCACCGTCATCGCTAGCGCCACTGACCTCGCCGCTCAGCTCAAGGACTGGGCGCAGATGCGCCAGAACCTGAGCGGTTCTGCGTCTTCTCCGTCACCTGTTCCCCTGTCACCCTCCGAGTTCGGGCGTCAGGTCGAGGCGCAGGCGGCGGATGAACTGGAAGCACTCCTGCCGCCGGGCTGGAAGCTCCAGCGCAACCGGCTGCTGGCGGTCGGCGGGGACGCCGACCTACTATTGACCTCCCCGGCGGGGACGCGCTTTGCGGTAGATATCAAAGCGCGGCTGGACTATATGGACCTAGACACCCCCCAGGGCGAACGGGCCAAGAGCTGGCAGGAGATTCATGATCAGGTGGTGCGGGCAGCGCGGCAACTGAGCGCCGTGCCGGTGGTGTGGCAGGCGCGGGCCCGGGACCAGCGGTACCAGCAGGTCGGGGAGGTCTGGTGTGTGCGTGGGACACCGGACGGGCTGCACGAGGCACTGGAGATCATCGCGGGCCGCGAGGCGTCGGGGCGTGGGCGTGATCCGTACGAGGTGCTGGGAGTGCGGCCCTCGGCCTCGCCGGACGAGATTCAGGCGGCGTACCGGGCACTGGTCAAGCAGTACCACCCCGACCGGGTGGGGCATCTGGGGGAGGAGTTTCGTCAGCTCGCCGAGCAGCGCATGAAGGAGATCAATGCCGCCTACCGGGAGCTGATGGGGTGA
- a CDS encoding helix-turn-helix domain-containing protein translates to MKVPRKRQMPDRIQGAEGSNIIGPRLKQARRAHQPRWSGKQLCDVLHADYGLPMTVGTLSKIETGRRGVLDYELRAFTLALQVTSDWLLGISSGVASA, encoded by the coding sequence ATGAAGGTTCCCCGCAAACGCCAGATGCCCGACCGCATCCAGGGCGCCGAGGGGAGCAACATCATCGGACCTCGTCTGAAGCAGGCTCGCCGGGCACACCAGCCTCGCTGGTCGGGCAAACAGTTGTGCGACGTGTTGCACGCTGACTATGGACTTCCAATGACTGTGGGAACCTTGAGTAAGATCGAGACCGGTCGGCGCGGCGTGTTGGATTACGAGCTTCGCGCCTTTACCCTTGCCTTGCAGGTGACCAGCGATTGGCTGCTGGGCATCAGCTCGGGAGTGGCGTCTGCCTGA
- a CDS encoding XRE family transcriptional regulator, whose product MTAPDFDLGNTDLTALGARLQNARKAARRTQQEAADALGVARTTLVAIEKGQRRITPEELVALAELYGANLHDLLRRRAPAGGLDVQFKAYFKGRGTANPEEGDRLEQAAALLQGYAENYLDLEETLETPLPRNYPSEYDVRGIGVEAAADEVAEAERRRLGLGDSPIADLRAVLETEVGLRIFFLDLDSRVAGLFGYTEELGGCVAINAKHPPDRQRLSLAHEYAHFLTQRQRPDVQVLRAGRLPESERFAEAFARRLLLPSSAVLRHLRNHMRHNGKPKVADLVHLALYFHVSFEAYVRRLEELGVLGVGTFDRLKLEGFKVREAQDLVGANPDEPSPPKFPQRYTLLALEALERGLISEGRAARLLEVDRLEVRELLEQSSGQSSVNAEGEVGWVRWQVGEDLAVRSR is encoded by the coding sequence ATGACGGCACCCGACTTCGACCTCGGCAACACCGACCTCACGGCGCTGGGCGCACGGTTGCAAAACGCGCGCAAGGCCGCGCGCCGCACCCAGCAGGAGGCCGCCGACGCACTCGGCGTGGCCCGCACGACCCTCGTCGCCATCGAGAAGGGCCAGCGTCGAATTACCCCCGAGGAACTCGTCGCGCTCGCGGAGCTCTACGGGGCGAACCTGCACGACCTGCTGCGCCGCCGCGCGCCCGCCGGTGGCCTCGACGTGCAGTTCAAGGCGTACTTCAAGGGGCGTGGCACGGCCAACCCCGAGGAGGGCGACCGGCTCGAACAGGCGGCGGCGCTGCTTCAAGGGTACGCGGAGAACTACCTCGACCTGGAGGAGACGCTAGAGACGCCCCTCCCGCGCAACTACCCCAGCGAGTACGACGTGCGCGGCATCGGGGTGGAGGCGGCGGCTGACGAGGTGGCGGAGGCCGAGCGGCGGCGCCTGGGGCTGGGGGACAGTCCCATCGCCGACCTGCGGGCGGTGCTGGAGACCGAAGTGGGCCTGCGCATCTTCTTTCTGGACCTCGACTCGCGGGTGGCGGGCCTGTTCGGCTACACCGAGGAACTCGGGGGCTGCGTCGCCATCAACGCCAAGCATCCACCGGACCGCCAGCGCCTCTCGCTCGCGCACGAGTACGCGCACTTCCTGACCCAACGCCAGCGCCCGGACGTGCAGGTGCTGCGCGCGGGCCGCCTGCCCGAGAGCGAGCGCTTCGCCGAGGCCTTTGCCCGTCGACTGCTGCTGCCCTCCAGTGCCGTGCTGCGGCACCTGCGCAACCACATGCGCCACAACGGCAAACCCAAGGTGGCTGACCTCGTCCACCTCGCGCTCTACTTCCACGTGTCCTTCGAGGCCTATGTGCGCCGCCTGGAGGAACTTGGCGTGCTCGGCGTCGGCACCTTCGACCGACTGAAGCTGGAGGGCTTCAAGGTGCGCGAGGCACAGGACCTGGTGGGGGCCAACCCTGACGAGCCGTCGCCGCCCAAGTTCCCGCAGCGGTATACCCTCCTCGCGCTGGAGGCCCTGGAGCGGGGGCTGATCTCCGAGGGGCGCGCGGCCCGCCTGCTGGAGGTGGACCGTTTGGAAGTGCGTGAGCTGCTGGAGCAGTCCAGCGGGCAGTCCAGCGTGAACGCCGAGGGCGAGGTCGGCTGGGTGCGCTGGCAGGTCGGGGAGGACCTCGCCGTGAGGTCCAGGTGA
- a CDS encoding transposase: MWNLKLRGERASILADALLSIPISPYQKRSLQAALGLFLDLKTKKALHRAHTVSASALSRLLNVYEWDTAACWTTLVQAQWDALLLAAQHKHHPRLRLCVDLTSVPKTGRDLPFVRVYNEVYGIHLVVLYGVYGDLKFPVGYRVYRGKGTPSPVRLALDLLATVPAEVSRRFDVWVLADSGFESADFLQGVRDLGFEFVVGVRSTRRTDHPGHVTVEDCDHGSWVNLTNWPWETLTLARVDRGERTFFSVASQLLPGDHVAREGGRRWAIESFFKEAKHGFGLKRFATRTAQGLDRWVLLVFAAFTLSMLCRTDALSLEQAAEVAARVALPLLVIQRLAVQVWQEEEFLRQHGYSLTLSRCKT, from the coding sequence GTGTGGAACCTCAAACTTCGCGGGGAGCGCGCGTCTATTCTGGCAGACGCGCTCCTCTCCATCCCCATCAGTCCTTACCAGAAGCGCAGCCTCCAGGCTGCGCTGGGACTTTTTCTCGACCTGAAGACGAAAAAGGCGCTCCACCGAGCCCACACGGTTAGTGCCAGTGCGCTGAGTCGCCTGCTGAATGTGTACGAGTGGGACACCGCCGCCTGCTGGACGACCCTGGTCCAGGCCCAATGGGACGCCCTGCTGCTTGCAGCACAGCACAAACATCACCCTCGCTTGCGGCTGTGCGTGGACCTCACCAGCGTCCCGAAAACGGGACGCGACCTGCCCTTCGTGCGCGTCTATAACGAGGTCTACGGCATTCATCTGGTGGTGCTGTACGGGGTGTACGGGGACCTGAAGTTCCCCGTGGGCTACCGGGTGTACCGGGGGAAGGGAACCCCTTCCCCCGTCCGTCTCGCCCTGGACCTGCTGGCGACCGTTCCCGCAGAAGTCAGCCGCCGCTTCGATGTCTGGGTGCTGGCGGACAGCGGGTTCGAGTCGGCCGACTTTCTCCAGGGCGTGCGGGACCTGGGCTTCGAGTTCGTGGTGGGCGTGCGTTCCACCCGTCGGACCGACCATCCCGGTCACGTCACGGTGGAGGACTGCGACCACGGGAGCTGGGTGAACCTTACCAACTGGCCGTGGGAGACCCTGACGCTGGCCCGAGTTGACCGAGGGGAACGCACCTTTTTCTCGGTGGCGTCACAACTGCTCCCGGGCGACCATGTCGCCCGGGAGGGGGGACGACGCTGGGCTATCGAGTCGTTTTTCAAAGAGGCGAAGCACGGCTTTGGGCTGAAGCGGTTCGCAACGCGAACCGCTCAGGGCCTCGACCGCTGGGTCCTGCTGGTCTTTGCCGCGTTCACCTTGTCGATGCTCTGCCGCACCGATGCCCTGTCGCTGGAACAAGCGGCGGAGGTCGCTGCCCGGGTGGCTCTGCCACTGCTGGTCATTCAGCGACTTGCTGTACAGGTCTGGCAAGAGGAGGAATTCCTGCGCCAGCACGGCTATTCACTCACCCTATCCAGGTGCAAGACTTGA
- a CDS encoding helix-turn-helix transcriptional regulator, whose product MTRRPRKKREVSPEVQAFQVALGQRVRELRKPKYSQDEFAAEVDVFRSHMGTIEQGKSDLRLSTLLRIAAALGMTVSELLDLSVKGGGLE is encoded by the coding sequence GTGACCAGACGGCCCCGCAAGAAGCGTGAAGTCAGCCCCGAAGTCCAGGCCTTCCAGGTCGCCCTCGGCCAGCGGGTCCGTGAACTTCGCAAACCGAAATACAGCCAGGACGAGTTTGCTGCGGAGGTCGATGTGTTCCGCAGTCATATGGGGACCATCGAGCAGGGCAAGAGCGACCTGCGCCTCTCGACGCTGCTGCGGATCGCCGCCGCGCTGGGCATGACGGTGAGCGAGCTGCTCGACCTGTCAGTGAAAGGCGGCGGGTTGGAATGA
- a CDS encoding replication initiator protein A — protein MNRKRPKPTAPQIERNLDRLGLFSIQARLTDTPNWQAAFVIGGRTVRVQGDSSRGRPHGADADLVLGLQQLFLQQGTSEDNWVHTSANALREASLMTKNGRAFHRMREGLLRIWSTGFIVSEGWRRPDGSAVRFNDAFRVVDQIRFWDQESVNDPPELVPDSTLSVRLGAPIAESLRAGFMHPLNRTVLERLEQPPSRALYRLSEAHRYDDEGSIRSTLIVNLMDWRAACGINSTDTDKIRRVLEPAHEELIANHYLQDIHITGRGQNTQLEYVYMTEADPDPGLVRLLREQGVGGPRAVQLARDHADRIHEAVEFLQHRRMAGGTPIRNPGGLLSDFLVNREKYEFDPGILAPQGDRTVQSSLALERQREAERQAEQAAAAKREALSRLPPAEQWREERGALLFMLRRVLNGEELALLEAQAVAGTLLATELSGQATAARARGEWEGFVEGLRRRLHSGG, from the coding sequence ATGAACAGAAAACGCCCCAAGCCGACCGCCCCCCAGATCGAGAGGAATCTCGACCGGCTCGGGCTGTTCAGCATTCAGGCCCGATTGACCGACACACCGAACTGGCAGGCCGCCTTCGTCATCGGGGGCCGCACGGTCCGCGTGCAGGGCGACTCCAGCCGAGGCCGCCCTCACGGTGCGGACGCGGACCTTGTGCTGGGCTTGCAGCAGCTGTTCCTTCAACAGGGGACCTCGGAGGACAACTGGGTCCACACGAGCGCCAACGCCCTGCGCGAGGCCTCGCTGATGACCAAGAACGGCCGGGCCTTTCACCGCATGCGCGAGGGCCTGCTGCGCATCTGGTCCACCGGCTTCATCGTGAGCGAGGGCTGGCGGCGGCCGGACGGCAGTGCGGTGCGCTTCAACGATGCCTTCCGGGTGGTCGATCAGATCCGCTTCTGGGACCAGGAGAGCGTGAATGATCCCCCGGAGCTCGTCCCCGACAGCACCCTCAGCGTGCGCCTCGGTGCCCCCATCGCCGAGAGCCTGCGGGCGGGCTTCATGCACCCCCTGAACCGCACGGTGCTCGAACGCCTCGAACAACCCCCCTCACGGGCCCTCTATCGTCTGTCCGAGGCGCACCGTTACGACGACGAGGGCAGCATCCGCTCCACCCTGATCGTCAACCTGATGGATTGGCGGGCTGCCTGCGGGATCAACAGCACCGACACGGACAAGATCCGCCGCGTCCTCGAACCTGCCCACGAGGAACTGATCGCCAACCACTACCTCCAAGACATCCACATAACCGGCCGCGGGCAGAACACACAGCTGGAGTACGTGTACATGACGGAGGCGGACCCGGACCCGGGGCTGGTGCGGCTGCTGCGCGAGCAGGGGGTCGGTGGGCCCCGTGCGGTGCAACTCGCCCGGGATCACGCGGACCGCATCCACGAAGCCGTGGAGTTCCTGCAACACCGGCGGATGGCTGGGGGCACGCCCATCCGCAACCCGGGAGGCCTGCTGTCCGACTTCCTGGTGAACCGGGAGAAGTACGAATTCGACCCGGGCATCCTGGCGCCCCAGGGTGACCGCACGGTCCAGTCCTCTCTCGCGCTCGAACGCCAGCGGGAAGCCGAACGCCAGGCCGAGCAGGCGGCGGCGGCCAAGCGGGAGGCGCTCTCGCGGCTGCCCCCGGCCGAGCAGTGGCGGGAGGAACGTGGGGCGCTGCTGTTCATGCTGCGCCGGGTGCTGAACGGGGAGGAACTCGCGCTCCTGGAGGCCCAGGCCGTGGCGGGCACGCTCCTGGCGACGGAACTCTCGGGGCAGGCGACCGCGGCGCGGGCGCGCGGGGAGTGGGAGGGGTTCGTCGAGGGATTGCGGCGGCGGCTCCATTCTGGTGGGTGA
- a CDS encoding DUF3006 domain-containing protein — MSSRKVLNVQFAKFRAQHPQQLLVLDRVHEENPPISRAGPVRYGAATTSGTPEPMLIGVLSVDAIEGGLARVELDDGEVEDWPLASLPRGVREEDVMRIHVHVEGGDLTVEMDKEATRELRQSVQAQPDALNLTAPVGEIDL, encoded by the coding sequence ATGAGCAGCCGGAAGGTCCTGAACGTCCAGTTCGCCAAGTTCCGGGCACAGCATCCCCAGCAGCTCCTCGTCCTAGACCGGGTGCACGAGGAGAACCCGCCCATCAGCAGGGCGGGTCCTGTGCGTTACGGTGCGGCCACGACCTCAGGGACGCCCGAGCCGATGCTCATCGGCGTCCTGAGCGTGGACGCCATCGAAGGCGGCCTCGCCCGTGTCGAACTGGACGACGGTGAGGTCGAGGACTGGCCCCTGGCGAGCCTGCCCAGAGGCGTGCGCGAGGAAGATGTCATGCGGATACACGTACACGTCGAAGGCGGCGACCTCACCGTCGAGATGGACAAGGAAGCGACGCGGGAACTGCGGCAAAGCGTCCAGGCCCAACCCGACGCCTTGAACCTGACCGCACCGGTCGGGGAAATCGATCTGTGA